The sequence TTGAATGGTTGGAAAATCCTTCGCCTGAATCGCGCGCACCGCGAGCGAGCCGATTCCCTGGCGCCCGAAGATCGTCTCGACGACCACGGCACCGCTCAACAGGTTGCCCAGCTGTAGCCCGAGCAGCGTCACTACGGGGATGAGGGCGTTCTTCAGGGCGTGGCGCAGCACCACGACGCTGGCGCGCAGGCCTTTGGCGTAGGCGGTCGAGACATACGGTTGCGCGAGCACCTCGATCAGGCTGGCGCGGCACAGCCGCGTGATGATGGCGGAGAAACCCCATCCGAGGCTCGCCGCCGGGAGGATGATCCCACGCACCCCGCCCTCGCCGAGCGCGGGCAGCCATCCGAGGTGCACGGCGAACACGAGGATGAGCAGCACCGAGAGCCAGAAGTTCGGCACGGCCACTCCCAGCACCGAGAACCCGGTGCCGAGCATGTCCACCCAGCCGTCGCGGTACACCGCGCCGAGCACGCCCGCGCTGAGCCCGATCCCGGCGGCGATCACCATGGTGACGAGCGCGAGGGTCGCGGTGGCGGGAAACTGAATCGCGATCTCTTCGGACACGCGGCGCTGTGAGATGAACGACACGCCGAGGTCGCCGTGCAACAACCGCCACACGAAGTCCCCGTACTGGATGAGCAGCGGCCGATCGAGACCCAACGCCTGTCTGAGATTGACCACCTGCTCCGGCGTCGCGTTCGTACCGAACAACATGATCTGCGCCGGGTCGCCGGGAATCAGGTGCAGGATCAAGAACACGAGCGCGGTGATGCCGAACAGGATGGGCAGG is a genomic window of bacterium containing:
- a CDS encoding ABC transporter permease translates to MGLFIGRRLIGSLPILFGITALVFLILHLIPGDPAQIMLFGTNATPEQVVNLRQALGLDRPLLIQYGDFVWRLLHGDLGVSFISQRRVSEEIAIQFPATATLALVTMVIAAGIGLSAGVLGAVYRDGWVDMLGTGFSVLGVAVPNFWLSVLLILVFAVHLGWLPALGEGGVRGIILPAASLGWGFSAIITRLCRASLIEVLAQPYVSTAYAKGLRASVVVLRHALKNALIPVVTLLGLQLGNLLSGAVVVETIFGRQGIGSLAVRAIQAKDFPTIQGVVLVVALVYVLVNLLVDVVYAALDPRVHYG